Genomic window (Drosophila ananassae strain 14024-0371.13 chromosome 3L, ASM1763931v2, whole genome shotgun sequence):
ATCGTCATCGTCGGTCAAGAAACTATAAAGCACGTCCACTTCGCCCGCCAGCCATCACCTTCGGCCCCTCTCCCAAAGCCAAAGGAGTCCATTTGGGATTAATAAAGTTGTCAACCCACGAAACTGGCGTGTGAAGCGCTCTTTGAAGCacacagaaaaataaaaaccacacCTGATAATaggaaaatttattttgataaaaatataaacattttttatagcTTTAAGAACTATTAAGAATGTTTATTCTATATTGAATctagaaaaaatttaaaatattgtttccTCTGACTTTTCTCCAAGTGTATAATCATTTTTTTGTCGTCAAGTACCCATTTTGCATTCCGAATTTAAGTGTTTAATTGAGAGCCCCGCATAACGGTAAACAAAACGAAGGCTAGGGAGTTCTCGACACACTACCCCCATGCCCACCTGTTATAGAACTTGTTTTATGAATGAAAAGCAGGATGCGAAAAGCTTGACTTCTCCCCAGAGCTTTTGGGGGCTTTTTGGGGGTCGTAGGCCATTGCGAAGCCTGAAAAGTGTGCTAAGCTTTGGTGCGAAAAACCCATTTTCATAGCACACATTTTCCATTCAGTTTGTTGTTCTCGCTGTGTGCGGTTTAAGTTTTTGATTTCACAAATTTCCACCCTTAATTGATCaattttatttggccaaagCAATTGCAGTATTATTTTAGACAGTAGACAACTTAGGAAACTCGTATTACGCGCTATATTGGTATTCATTAAGAGTGTAAGctaaaaaagtgaaaatggCATCATTTGGCAAAGCCAAAATTGAAGCCCCTGTGATATAAGGTACCCATTATGGCCATAAAAAGCTCAATTGCGAACAAATCCGAGCTTTGTTCCCGTTAGTCGCGAGATATCAGCTGACCCGAAGCAACAACAAAGCAGCTAAAAACGGACTAAGTTTCGCGCTAAAAATAACTAAAGTTCATGGTCAACGTCCTGTGGTAGAGTGGGCCAATTTCTTTTGGcaataataaagtttaaaatggCCCTGATACGTTGCTGCTTCGAACCGCCGGAATTACCCGAGTTCTTCGACAGTTTTGTGCAGAGATGCACGGATCCAAGTTGTAAGTATATGAGAATCcttaaaaatatagtttttttggataactattattatttttactaaaaaattttctttcaaattaaaataaaacggTTTCAATGAGGAATTTCTATAGTTAAGGGGAATCCTAGACTTCTAAACAAACTAAgtttaatcattttttatgaaatcctTTAAAAAAGTATCTCTCTAGCAATCCTTTTTATGGATTTCCCTTTTTAAACTCCCTTCTTTAACTAAATTAAAAGTTAAACCATAAAATATAAGCGGAATCTTTAGACATTTCGCTCATGCCTGATTCATGCATGAAAATTGTGAGTGGCGTTGCCAGATTGCCATTTAACTAACCGGTAAGGCAACGCCATAAACGGAATCAACATCTGGCATCACTAGACAAAGTTTCCTTGTATCACGATAAAGTCGAAGCGTTTTATTTATCTTATGCCGTGATAACGGCCCCGGGAAACAAATTACGTGTTAGCAGCGGACGCCGTCATGCCTGGTAAGCGTTTCAGGGGGCAGGTGATATAGGGACCGGAGCGTTCCGTGCCACGGACCATTGAGCGAATTGACCTCGACACCAACACACAAATAATATCAAAGCCATTGGCGAGGAATGACGACACTTTTCAAATCGATGGAGGAAAGGTTTTAAGGGCTGGGCAGGAAGGAGGAAGTGCGGAAACGATGAGCAGTCCAATCACTCAGCTTGGCACACATATGCACAGTCGCAAAGGGGGAGACGGACACGCGACTAAGGGCAATCCGCAGGGCCGTTGAGAGGGGGGGTCAGCCGGGTAATTTTCCCGGGGCCCGCAATGGACAGGGGCCCGGCAGCGGGGTCTAATGACCGGGGGGTCAGCGggacgaaaacgaaaaagggCCCGTGAGAAATCCATGCCCCGGGGCCCGACATGGCTTCTCGACGGCCCTGGCAATCCGAACAGCGAAACTATGGTCCGCGGAGCAATTATCGCGATAAGATTAAGCGGAAAATGGTGGTCGCACCCACACGACCTGAGCGATTTTCACAAGCTCACCACTCCGCCGGCGAGAGAGGTGGCGCCATGTTCACGTACCGCTGCCTCCGTGTCTGCCTGCCAAATCCCTCTAATCGCTGTGCCTTTCCTTGTGCCGTTCTAGGCTGCTGTGGGTGCTGCTCGGCCCTGAGGCCGCGCTACAAGCGCCTGGTCGACAACATCTTCCCCGTGAATCCGGAGGACGGTCTGGTGAAGTCCAACATGGAGAAACTAACCTTCTACTCGCTCAGCTCACCGGACAAGCTGGATCGAATTGGCGAATACTTGTACCAGAAGGCCACCAAGGACATCAACCGAAAGCGATACAAGTGAGTTTCCCACTTACCTAAGAATAACCTTTGAACTGTATTAAATCCTGTTCTTCCACAGGCTGGCTGAGATCGCCATGGAGGCCATGGACCTGCTGCTTCAGGCCTGCCATGCCCAGACCACTCTTAACCTCTTCGTGGAGTCGTTTCTTCGTATGGTACAGAAGCTGCTGGAGGACTCAAACCCTAATCTCAAGATTATGGCAACCAATTCGGTAAGATACTACTCACAAAAGCAAAAAGACTTTTCTCATACCTCCTGTCCTCTTCAGTTTGTTAAATTCGCCAACATCAATGAGGACACCCCTTCCTACCATCGCCGTTACGACTTCTTCATCTCGAAATTTTCGTCGATGTGCCACAGCGATGCGGCCAGTTTGCGGGACAGTCTGAGACTAGCTGGAATCAAGGGCCTGCAGGGAGTCATCCGGAAAACTGTGTCCGACGACCTGGTGGAGAACATTTGGGAGGCCCAGCACATGGAGAAGATTGTGCCCTCGCTGCTCTTCAATATGCAGGTTGGTATTGCGAGGATCTGGACTCGCCAAACCGATAGGAAATGTCTGTCCCATTGGCTGATTACTGAACTAATTTCGATGTATTTTGCATTTCGTTTTCGTGTATTTGTTAATGCAAACCAAACCCAAACTAACCACAACACAACCAACACACAACAATAACCAAACAGTTTTGTGTAAACGTTATGTTCGTGAAGAAAAATTTACTGGCGGTAATGATTCGAATTTTACCATTATATAAGCATAGTGAATGTTAATTAGAGCCTTACCCCCTTAATGTTACAGTCTAAACTAATGAGTTTTTTGTTTATCAACGCAGTCAGGTGATCTCACTCCCGTGGAAGACGCCACCAATGTAACGCCACCGGCACTGGCCGAGGAAGTGCTCCGAGAACTGGTGGGTCGCGCCTCCTTCGGACACATTCGTAGTGTGCTGAAGCCGTTGTTGACGTAAGTTACTCACCCGGATGCATTAACCACAGATGCTAATCAGTTGTTCGCCTCTTCTTATCAACAGTCATTTGGACCGTCATGAGCTGTGGGTGCCCAACACATTTGCGATCCATACATTCCGTATTGTCATGATCTCCATCCAGCCGCAGTACTCGTACACTGTGGTGGAGACGCTGATGCAGCATCTTGATAGCAACTTCAAGTCTTCGCCCAAAACACGCACATCGCTGGCTGTTGTGCTGTCGAAGATTATCGCCATAGCGGCGGGCGAAAGTGTTGGACCATCCGCCCTGGACATCATCAATAACCTGCTGACCCACCTCCGCACCAGCGTCAGCACCACCACCGAGATCACGCCGGAGGAGTCGCAGTACCAGGAGGCGCTGATCAACGCTCTGGGAGAGTTCGCCAACCACCATCCGGACTATCAGAAGATCGAAATCATGTTATTCATCATGAACACGGTGCCCGATCTCTCGAAGAAGAGTCGGGGCGATCAGATGCTACAGAACATACTGCTCAAGTCCCTGCTCAAAGTTGGCACCCAGTACAGCACTGTCTCGTTCGAGAAGGCATTCCCGGCCTCTTTCCTGCAGCCTCTGCTGAAGATGGCCCGGGCGCCTCATGATCCCACTCGAATGGTTGTTATGCAGATCTTCCAGGCGCTGCTCGACCGCCACCAGAACGAACAGGTGCTTAGCAGCGTCTCTGTGAAGCCATACCCTGCGCTGTCCCAGGAACCACCATCCCGCTCCGACATAATCTTCACGCATAAGTACGGAGCGAATATCATGCAGGCGCTCATCGACAGCATGGCCCTCTCGGATCGCGTTGACGCGCTGACCTCCAGCTTTAACACCGCCGCCCTGCTCATCGTGGAGATGTCCTGCAACGAAACAGTACAGGAGTTTCTGCTATTCATCTTGGGGTGAGTCATAGTGCTTACGTTTGGGAGCAATAAAATCTAATCTTTATATTCCGTTTCAGCATTCAGCAAGTAGCAAGTACTGTGGACACCCTGGGAAATGTGCATAAATGCAATTTGCACGCCATTTCCATTGCCCTGTTGGTGCTTATCTCACGAGTAAGTGGAATTAACAACCTTCTGGACTACGCCCAGAAAATTGTGGACGCGCGTCGCGAGGAAGCCACCCACTTCCTACCGCCCCTACTGGAGCCCAAGAAAATGTCCGGCAAGAACCTGAACCTGGCGCTCCCACACCTCTCCATTGATAAACTGGCGCTGGGAGAGTGCCTGCAAAACGCGGGCATGGATGCCCAGCGACTAAATACTGGCACCCCGTATACTCTTAACCAGACGGACCACCCGGGCCACCGTCACTCATGGGTGGAGTCCGTCAGCACTCAGCTAACGCAGCGAAACAGCTCGGCAGACCTCACCGTCTACAACGGGGACGTGGACAGCGTGAGCAGTTCCCCTGGTGTCTGCAAGAAGCTTTTAGCTCCGGAGTTCAACTTCGAGGCTATGAAGCGGGCTCTGGCAGAACCCACGGAGGCTGCCAAGAGGGAGCAGCGAGAACGCCAGATGCAGATTGTGCGGAACTTCCGAGAAGGTGAATTTGACGATCTGATGAGACGCACTGAACCCAAGGTGAGATCTTGAACTGCGAGTTAGATAACGTGATAAtaaattctcttttttatctGATTCCAGCACGATCTCATTCAGAATCGCCTAAACGAGCTTTTTAATTCCCTGGCCGTGGAACGACAGATCACGCAGAGCGACAATAAGGCGGCTCAACTGCAGGCGAGCAATGAGAAGCCCATCTATGAGACGAACTTCCCCGAACTCTTTTATTACTAAATGGTATTATGTAAACCGGACTACATTCCGGCGATTATTCTGTACGGAATCAATGTATATTCATAATCCGAAAGCGAATTTGTTTGGTGTGTATGGGATGTATATGGGAactagataaattttattaaatttttcgtTGTTAATTGCAAACAATTGAATTGTTAAAATACCCTGCATATGTACTTTGAATTAATTGttatacaaatataatatatatgtatacgcAGTTGTTGGGGCATTCAGTCAAAATTTCAGACCAAAATGGGACGGACGAAAATCAAGTGCCGTCGGAGATCGAAGCCCTGTGCAGCCATCTGCAATGCGACTCGGAACCAGTCGTTCCGTGCTGGGGAGCATGTTTATAAAGGCGGCGGGCGTAACCCTTTCTTCAGGTTTCTGGTCCATTTCCGAAGGTGCAACCGAGAATGGCTGCAAGGCCTGCCAGCGACCGAGGTGTCTATCATGGCAGGCACATTGTGGCGATGTATGTGCCCGAAGGAGAAGGAGCCGTATGTGGAAGCAGCCCGCAAGTCCAGATACATGTACTGGGCGCGTAGCCAGAGGATAAATTGGTTTCTCAGAACCCTTCGAGACTCATGTCGTGAGAGTAAAACCCAATGCCAGTCTAGCTGGCTGCTGTTGAACGCCATTGTGTCCTGGCGGCAGTTTGTCATACAAGATCTGTTCAATTTTGATGTCAAATAAAAATCGAATCGTTGTAATTAGGTGTAAACTTTAATAAATCACTCAAGGTAATGGTTACTGTGCGTACATGAAGCGAGTAAAAATGTGTTAGGACAGTTAGTTAGATGCGTTGAACATACAATTTCCGAATACGCTTTTCTATATATTAGTTACTTGCCACGTTACTTGTTACTTAAACATAACAATCACATCTTTAAACGCTGAATCATTTAAAACTACGTTTTGCAACATCTACGTAGGTGCGAGGGCACTAGAGTGTGCTCTTACTCTAAGAATTGATAGTGGTTGGCCATTATTACAATCTAATAATGATGTAAAcgatatacaaaaatatagaTTTTCGCATACCAGACGATCTCTGATACGCTAGCGATGAATGTACAATTATGCGGATTGAGTGCCAATCGCAGTGGCGATAAAAGAATTTACAATTAAAAACTACATCGAGGCCCGGTAACAACGTTAACGAGTAAATGAACAAAAACTGGTGGTACTGGTAGTGGTGGATTGAGTGGACAATTGGTTGGAGCGCGCTCAGCACGCCCGGTCGCCGCAAATGGCGTCCGCATCGCTTGCCGACCAGGCGATTCGCGGCCGTGCTGCTGGCGATGACGGCGTCGATGGTCCAGAGTCGCCAATGAAGACCGCCGAGTCGTCGGCACTGGCTGGTGTGAGTGGTCTTTCGCAGTCGGCACCAATTTCCGAAATGGGATCAGAAAGAGACGTCGTCCCGTCCTCGCTATACGGCACAACTTCCTTGAAACTTTGATTCGGTGGGTTTACCACCAACATGTTGATGGAGATTAGAAGCGGATGCACCAGCTTTGGATCGAGAACCATGAGCGGCACCTCCTCGTTTTTCTCCAGACTCAGGGTGCAGATCTCGGAGGTCTGTGTGAAGACAGGCTGTCGGCGGGCATTTATAGAGGTCACCGTAGTCCGAACCATGAACTTTCTCCGCGTCTGCAGGCTCAGCACCCGCTCGTGCTCATGCCGGTGATGGCGCCGAATGTTGAGACGGCGCGAGTCCATTATCAGGATGAGATCCATGCCAAAGTTGAAGCCCGTCCAGCGCCATTTTTGATAGCCAGGCTCGAGGAGTAGGCGCCCACACCGCATGCAGTTCTCAAAGAACTGCTCGTCGTCCAGCTGCGTCGGACTGCTGTAATTTCGGAAGAAAGATAATGCTATAGTTTGTGGataaaaaaagggggataGCATCTTACCAATCCTCCTGCCCGTGATCTATCCGCAGCAACGCCTCCCAGTGGCTGTGAATGTGACGGTAGAGCCACTCTTTGGGTATGATGTTATCATTGTATATGATCTTTAGATCCATGTAGTGATTCGTCAGGTACTGTGTGCGAAGCCTCTGAAAGACACGAATGTACGGCTGTCCCTCTGGCGTGGCCAGGAACGAACGCTCCTCCATTCGGTTAGTGAAATACGTCCACTGTACGACGTCCACGCTGGGCGTGTGAGTTTCCACGCCGGCATTGGCTAGCCGCTCCTGCGTTTTCAGTGCCTCGGCCCGCTGCACCGGGTCTTCGGGATCATAGTCGGGATGTATTCGCAGGAACATCCAAGTGCGCAGCAGGGTATACAATGAGAACTCGGTCTGCATCACGTACAGATCGTGGCTGGCGGTCAGAGCGCTCATCAGTTCGATTGAGATCTGCCTCAGGAGATTGGGGAACTTGCTGTATATGCTCAGTAGGTTTATTTGGAACCACTGGAAGGTGGATTTCTTGACTCCAACGACTCCGTATTGGCAGGCAGCCTCGTAGTACTGGATGGCTGTCTCCGGACTTATGGAGTCCACCATAACCTCGGAGCACTTGTCGATAATGCCGTCCAGATGGAAGAGCGTCGCCGTCGCTAACACTGGAATAACGTCCGCAGGTTCTATTTCAATCTCATCGGAGTACATCGATCCAAAGACGGCGTCCAGACTGGCCACGGTTATTCGATCGTCGAGGATCGTTATCTGGACAAAGTTCTGCTGCGCCTCCCGCCACGTTCCGTTGAACATGGTGTAGAAGTAGGGACTCTGGCTCAGGTACACCTTGTGCAAATGCCACACCTTGTCCAGAGCCATGACAGCTACGTCGGAGTTCTGCTGCTCCTTGAACAGGGCTTTGTATATATACTGGGTGGTGGTTAGCAGCTTTTTCCTACGGAATAAGAGTTCATTTAGAAGTATGGAATGGAATATCGATGTAAGCCACTAACTTTTTTGGCACCGTGGCGTCCAGGTGGGCCTGCTCATCCGCCCCCGCCGAAGAGTCGGTGCTCCGCCTCCGCTTTCGCCGGCCACTAAACACGTCGGCTACGTTGCTCTGCATGGATCCCATGATCTGACCCATGGCTCAATGCTGGCACAGGAATTCCCGCTCTGAAAAGAACCCAGATACATATGTAGATGTGAGATATGTTggcatttgtttgtttacaaatttttGTAAGGGATCTGGGTCGTCGTGGATTATCGATCTGACAGGTTGCGTGTTGATAGCGAGCGCCCTAAAATGTAACCCAACCGGTTGACCCACTTTCGTTCCGCCAAACTGTAACGCCAGTCTCTGTAACGGAGTGGATGGGATACACCTTCCCGGGTGGGCGACAATTCATGTGGGTGGTCACAAATAATACCCATAGAGCTTGCGCCCTGAACCGGACGGAAAACGCATCCAATCATCAATGACTCTGCCACTCTGTAATGATGATGTCACCGCGCATCTTGGCCGCGTGCGAGAAAGCCATACGACAGTTGTAATGAAGTCCCACGCGAAAGGGGGAACTATCAGACATGAAATATTGGATCTTTCTTTTGATAAGCAAGTGTTTCTTCATAAAAGTATGGTGTCTAGAGTGTCTAGTTTGAGAGGGAATttgaataaacaaataaattaaaagtataATTGATGTGTAGTTACTTTATCAGTTTCAGATACCATTTTGAAGGAACTCATAACTCTCTCACAGGTATTATCTATCCCTCAACCAACAGATAACGAATGAAAGCCACGGAAAAGTGGTCTTACCAACACGAACTCCACTGTATTTCCAAAAAAGATTCGTAAGGGGGGCAGGTTCTATAATTAGAACAAGATCAAACGAGGGCGATTCCATACCATACCCATTGGAAGCAGTCGTGCTTTGTCGGCGGACAATTACTGGAGCTGGACGAGTGTTGTAACCATGTCAAGGCCGCAGCGGAAGCTACtcatgctgctgctgcccataaataaacaaacgaGCGCACATTAGCGATGTTGCCTGTGCTTTCGACACCTCGACAGCCGCGACTCTCATTGATATGGACGACGAGACAATCAGGCTCTATAATCGTCCGATGATTGTATCGGACTCTTAAACCCATCTTGGAAAAGTGGTTGGAGGGGGGCTGGGCTGAGGTGGGAGATGAGTGGTTGGGGTGGGGGCGCGGTGGGCTGGTCGACAGCAGATGGCGAGTTTGTTTTGGTGCGGCGCAGTTCCGAAAACAAAAGTAAACTATCCAAAACCGGTTCCCGGAGCATGTATTTCTTATAAGACCAAAACAAGACTGAGGATTGCAGCGCTTCAAATTACGTCATCACTTGGagtcggattcggattcggagaGAGTGCGAAACGACAGGCGGAGAGCCAGTACTGGGAAGGGTGGGGAGGCTAAAGGAGCTCCTTTCTAAATATACCTCGATTTTTTCCAGGTCGTTTCTGcgattcaaaaaataaatcattaaaTAAGGAATTTCATGCTctaaataaagaaaatcatGGTTGTTAAGTTCCAGACTTAGAAATAggacaaaatacaaaaaaattaactataaaaaataaaaaattaatgttgCCCAAGGAGTTAACGGCTAAATAACGTGGGTAATCGTCGAAAGAAGCCAACAAGCATGGGCGGAGATTCGAACTCACGACTCAACAGTTTCGTTTCAAAGGTACAGGGGCCCTTCCAGCCACTTAGACCACAGCGCCACCGCAGCTAGAAGGCTGACGGCGTCAAAAAACGAACATGAGTGGAGGTACCTTGTTTATGACCCCCCGAATCAGCTGGGGCCTCAAACCCTATCCGATTGGCAGACCGAAAACATTGTTGATTCGCAAAACATGGTTTACGACTAGCTGTTGTTTGGCGCTGATAACACGAACCGCCACACATCGTGATATGAACTCGACCCACCAGACACCACAAGAGACCATCGAACCACCAAAAACGGACTATTTCTCTTTATCCCAAGTTTCGTGGATGAGCAGAGTGCAGTTAATTCGAGTCTATAAATAGCAAACAAAAGTGAATTCGGTGTGACGTAGTTGGGAAATGCAGCAGGGGTGTGAGGGAGCAACAAAGAGAAAATCAGAGAGCACATCGTGCAGAACTGATAAACGGAACTTACTGTAAATGTGCAGTTACCGTTGcgcgttttttttatataactGCAATTGCACTCCACGTTCACTAATTCGccgataaataaatatatgcacTGATTATAGTCCGATGAAGGCGTGCGAGCCCAAGTATTCAGTTCGTTCCCGAGTCTCTCTGTTTCTGTTTGTATGCAGTTTCTTTCCCTTCCAACATgagcaaaaacaaacataagTGTGACCGTAGTCGATTTtgataaatattcaaatatttttaaatctggtattaaaaaacaaactttGTTATTTAAATAGAACTctctttaattattatttatttattagttaATAATACAAACAGAATATTTAAAGTATTATTAAAAGGACAGCTATGAATGAATGAAGAAATAGCCATCACAATTTTTACTTTAATTTCATACAAGATACTTTGAAACGCTGTATTACTTatataaaaagaataaaagcttgagaaaattgtttatttaaatttatcgTTGTCCTAGTTCTGCAAATTTCGAGTTAAAACatcattttgttttgaaaaatcaaatttttcagTGCTGCCAATACTGTTAATTTTGTGAGACCGTTGTTTTGGGATTTTTGCTCTTGCGAAGAAAAGAGGGATTTTCTTCGCTGCGCAGcagttaaataaaattgaatacaCCAAAATTGGACACAAATCAAACTGAAAAGCTGCTCGAGTTGCATTATTACATACATCCGAGGTAGGAGATAAGTGAATCAAACGAAATTGGCAAATCAATTGCGTAAAGTGTTGGATGGAAAATTTTCAAGGGAACCGTGAAAAGTGGCACACAAtaacaaatacacacacatttaCTTAATTGGGGTTTCgcggttgtgtgtgtgttgtgtgtgggGCACAGAAATAAACACAATTATTGCAATGCTCTGAACTCTTTATTGCCTTCGTTCTCTTTCGCAGTTTGTGGGGCGAGCAATGTTTAGGATCCACTTAAAAATGGGTCCGCAACGCAACCAGCTCCACggcaccaccgccgccgctaacaacaacaatggcaacAACGCCGCTACCACCAGTAGCAACATTCGTCACCTGAAGGAGTTTACCTGCTGCTTTGGCCTGCATGTTCACACCGCCACCCTGATGATCGGCTTGTGGCACCTGGTAAGCAAAACAACTAATAAAAACGATTCCTTAATGCCCATGCCCCTTGACCTTTGAAAGGAGGTGCAACGCGTAGGCGGTGGGTGTACGTATACACACCTGTCCCAGCGGATATACACAAATACTTGCTTGCAGTGCCACCCACGCATGCAACTCTCATTGCCTGTGCGAAAAATTTGACCCTGTTCAGTGTCGGCGAAGGGGAAAAATCAATTTCCCAATTGCCCAGTTTCCGACAAACTGTGACCCCCCCCCCCCAGTGACTCTGAAACTTCAACTCACTTTCCCCCATTGTGACGTCAATGGGGGAGTACGTGATGAGGTAGTGCGTCATTTGATCAAATTTGCCTAAAAATAAGATCAAAGCATGACAATTTCTTCGTGCAGCGGAAGTTTCACCATCGGGGGAAGCTTCATTGTCTAAAACTAACCTTTCACAAGCTCGTGACTTTGCATAAACAATTGTTACACTGGAAAAAATACATTGGCTGGAAAAGCGTTTCCCTTGCTCTACTTGggtagaaaaaataatagttatAGTTTGCCATatcattattttattgaataatattctattttttcatcattatttatagatttttctcagtgtagcATGTGAATTGCTGATCTGCTTATTTCGTTTATaatgcgtttgttgtgataCCGGGCATTTATGGGCGGTCAGGTCACGTTTCATGGCAGAACTCTCCCTCACATGCGCTACCCCAATGATAACAGTTTGAGGAGCACTGGA
Coding sequences:
- the LOC6495416 gene encoding protein EFR3 homolog cmp44E isoform X2: MALIRCCFEPPELPEFFDSFVQRCTDPSCCCGCCSALRPRYKRLVDNIFPVNPEDGLVKSNMEKLTFYSLSSPDKLDRIGEYLYQKATKDINRKRYKLAEIAMEAMDLLLQACHAQTTLNLFVESFLRMVQKLLEDSNPNLKIMATNSFVKFANINEDTPSYHRRYDFFISKFSSMCHSDAASLRDSLRLAGIKGLQGVIRKTVSDDLVENIWEAQHMEKIVPSLLFNMQSGDLTPVEDATNVTPPALAEEVLRELVGRASFGHIRSVLKPLLTHLDRHELWVPNTFAIHTFRIVMISIQPQYSYTVVETLMQHLDSNFKSSPKTRTSLAVVLSKIIAIAAGESVGPSALDIINNLLTHLRTSVSTTTEITPEESQYQEALINALGEFANHHPDYQKIEIMLFIMNTVPDLSKKSRGDQMLQNILLKSLLKVGTQYSTVSFEKAFPASFLQPLLKMARAPHDPTRMVVMQIFQALLDRHQNEQVLSSVSVKPYPALSQEPPSRSDIIFTHKYGANIMQALIDSMALSDRVDALTSSFNTAALLIVEMSCNETVQEFLLFILGIQQVASTVDTLGNVHKCNLHAISIALLVLISRVSGINNLLDYAQKIVDARREEATHFLPPLLEPKKMSGKNLNLALPHLSIDKLALGECLQNAGMDAQRLNTGTPYTLNQTDHPGHRHSWVESVSTQLTQRNSSADLTVYNGDVDSVSSSPGVCKKLLAPEFNFEAMKRALAEPTEAAKREQRERQMQIVRNFREGEFDDLMRRTEPKHDLIQNRLNELFNSLAVERQITQSDNKAAQLQASNEKPIYETNFPELFYY
- the LOC6495416 gene encoding protein EFR3 homolog cmp44E isoform X1; amino-acid sequence: MALIRCCFEPPELPEFFDSFVQRCTDPSCCCGCCSALRPRYKRLVDNIFPVNPEDGLVKSNMEKLTFYSLSSPDKLDRIGEYLYQKATKDINRKRYKLAEIAMEAMDLLLQACHAQTTLNLFVESFLRMVQKLLEDSNPNLKIMATNSFVKFANINEDTPSYHRRYDFFISKFSSMCHSDAASLRDSLRLAGIKGLQGVIRKTVSDDLVENIWEAQHMEKIVPSLLFNMQFCVNVMFVKKNLLASGDLTPVEDATNVTPPALAEEVLRELVGRASFGHIRSVLKPLLTHLDRHELWVPNTFAIHTFRIVMISIQPQYSYTVVETLMQHLDSNFKSSPKTRTSLAVVLSKIIAIAAGESVGPSALDIINNLLTHLRTSVSTTTEITPEESQYQEALINALGEFANHHPDYQKIEIMLFIMNTVPDLSKKSRGDQMLQNILLKSLLKVGTQYSTVSFEKAFPASFLQPLLKMARAPHDPTRMVVMQIFQALLDRHQNEQVLSSVSVKPYPALSQEPPSRSDIIFTHKYGANIMQALIDSMALSDRVDALTSSFNTAALLIVEMSCNETVQEFLLFILGIQQVASTVDTLGNVHKCNLHAISIALLVLISRVSGINNLLDYAQKIVDARREEATHFLPPLLEPKKMSGKNLNLALPHLSIDKLALGECLQNAGMDAQRLNTGTPYTLNQTDHPGHRHSWVESVSTQLTQRNSSADLTVYNGDVDSVSSSPGVCKKLLAPEFNFEAMKRALAEPTEAAKREQRERQMQIVRNFREGEFDDLMRRTEPKHDLIQNRLNELFNSLAVERQITQSDNKAAQLQASNEKPIYETNFPELFYY
- the LOC6495416 gene encoding protein EFR3 homolog cmp44E isoform X5, producing MPGCCGCCSALRPRYKRLVDNIFPVNPEDGLVKSNMEKLTFYSLSSPDKLDRIGEYLYQKATKDINRKRYKLAEIAMEAMDLLLQACHAQTTLNLFVESFLRMVQKLLEDSNPNLKIMATNSFVKFANINEDTPSYHRRYDFFISKFSSMCHSDAASLRDSLRLAGIKGLQGVIRKTVSDDLVENIWEAQHMEKIVPSLLFNMQSGDLTPVEDATNVTPPALAEEVLRELVGRASFGHIRSVLKPLLTHLDRHELWVPNTFAIHTFRIVMISIQPQYSYTVVETLMQHLDSNFKSSPKTRTSLAVVLSKIIAIAAGESVGPSALDIINNLLTHLRTSVSTTTEITPEESQYQEALINALGEFANHHPDYQKIEIMLFIMNTVPDLSKKSRGDQMLQNILLKSLLKVGTQYSTVSFEKAFPASFLQPLLKMARAPHDPTRMVVMQIFQALLDRHQNEQVLSSVSVKPYPALSQEPPSRSDIIFTHKYGANIMQALIDSMALSDRVDALTSSFNTAALLIVEMSCNETVQEFLLFILGIQQVASTVDTLGNVHKCNLHAISIALLVLISRVSGINNLLDYAQKIVDARREEATHFLPPLLEPKKMSGKNLNLALPHLSIDKLALGECLQNAGMDAQRLNTGTPYTLNQTDHPGHRHSWVESVSTQLTQRNSSADLTVYNGDVDSVSSSPGVCKKLLAPEFNFEAMKRALAEPTEAAKREQRERQMQIVRNFREGEFDDLMRRTEPKHDLIQNRLNELFNSLAVERQITQSDNKAAQLQASNEKPIYETNFPELFYY
- the LOC6495416 gene encoding protein EFR3 homolog cmp44E isoform X4; translation: MPGCCGCCSALRPRYKRLVDNIFPVNPEDGLVKSNMEKLTFYSLSSPDKLDRIGEYLYQKATKDINRKRYKLAEIAMEAMDLLLQACHAQTTLNLFVESFLRMVQKLLEDSNPNLKIMATNSFVKFANINEDTPSYHRRYDFFISKFSSMCHSDAASLRDSLRLAGIKGLQGVIRKTVSDDLVENIWEAQHMEKIVPSLLFNMQFCVNVMFVKKNLLASGDLTPVEDATNVTPPALAEEVLRELVGRASFGHIRSVLKPLLTHLDRHELWVPNTFAIHTFRIVMISIQPQYSYTVVETLMQHLDSNFKSSPKTRTSLAVVLSKIIAIAAGESVGPSALDIINNLLTHLRTSVSTTTEITPEESQYQEALINALGEFANHHPDYQKIEIMLFIMNTVPDLSKKSRGDQMLQNILLKSLLKVGTQYSTVSFEKAFPASFLQPLLKMARAPHDPTRMVVMQIFQALLDRHQNEQVLSSVSVKPYPALSQEPPSRSDIIFTHKYGANIMQALIDSMALSDRVDALTSSFNTAALLIVEMSCNETVQEFLLFILGIQQVASTVDTLGNVHKCNLHAISIALLVLISRVSGINNLLDYAQKIVDARREEATHFLPPLLEPKKMSGKNLNLALPHLSIDKLALGECLQNAGMDAQRLNTGTPYTLNQTDHPGHRHSWVESVSTQLTQRNSSADLTVYNGDVDSVSSSPGVCKKLLAPEFNFEAMKRALAEPTEAAKREQRERQMQIVRNFREGEFDDLMRRTEPKHDLIQNRLNELFNSLAVERQITQSDNKAAQLQASNEKPIYETNFPELFYY